The Candidatus Methanoperedens sp. genome contains a region encoding:
- a CDS encoding undecaprenyl-diphosphate phosphatase: MSFTAIPGLSRSGTTVSMLMFRGYSAREALKVSFLVSIPAVLGVEVLLGLLKTKTINVLIIPGIIASFIFGLITIKSLVKLAETINFGYFCSGFSLIIILYVIASSSYNIFG; encoded by the coding sequence GTGAGTTTTACTGCTATTCCAGGCTTGAGCAGGTCTGGGACAACAGTTTCAATGCTGATGTTCAGGGGTTATTCAGCCAGGGAGGCCCTAAAAGTTAGCTTTCTTGTTAGTATTCCTGCTGTTTTAGGAGTAGAAGTCCTGCTTGGATTACTGAAAACCAAAACAATCAATGTTTTAATCATTCCTGGAATAATTGCTTCGTTCATTTTTGGTTTGATTACGATAAAATCCCTTGTAAAACTTGCAGAGACGATAAATTTTGGCTATTTCTGCTCTGGATTCAGTCTTATCATTATACTGTATGTTATAGCATCTTCTTCGTACAACATATTTGGCTAG